One part of the Salmo salar chromosome ssa10, Ssal_v3.1, whole genome shotgun sequence genome encodes these proteins:
- the LOC106613724 gene encoding hyaluronan and proteoglycan link protein 4, whose product MLSSQHLSLGTVTCLVLIFGLCVTSLPTDAEKGRRKVVHVLEDDTGAVIVQTAPGKVITHRGGSITLPCRYHHEPESSDPNRIRIKWTKVTDALVFEDVFVALGLQQRLFGSYRGRVSLEQNGPGDASVIIHNVTLEDYGRYECEVTNDMEDDTGFVNLDLEGVVFPYYPRVGRYKLNYHQAEDVCKEQDAILASHAQLHKAWLDGLDWCNAGWLEDGSVQYPISHPRDQCGRKDTPAGVRNYGYRHKEDERYDAFCFTSNLNGKVYFLKRFKKVNYSEAVKACVRDGSVVAKTGQLYAAWKIQLLDRCEAGWLEDASIRYPIVNPRTRCGGPQPGVRHLGFPDLKFRIYGVYCFRKNEESVNGDVVKSTQGPRKSNKDIPMNTTSTRTI is encoded by the exons CTCTCCTCACAGCACCTGTCCTTGGGGACAGTGACCTGCTTGGTCCTAATCTTTGGCCTCTGTGTGACCTCCCTCCCTACCGATGCCgagaagggaaggaggaaagTTGTTCATGTACTCG AGGATGACACCGGGGCAGTGATCGTTCAGACCGCCCCTGGTAAAGTGATCACCCACCGGGGAGGCTCCATCACCCTGCCCTGCCGCTACCACCACGAACCCGAGAGCTCTGACCCCAACCGCATCCGCATCAAGTGGACCAAGGTGACGGACGCGCTGGTGTTTGAGGATGTGTTCGTGGCATTGGGCCTCCAGCAGAGGTTGTTCGGGTCGTACCGGGGTCGTGTGTCCCTGGAGCAAAATGGACCGGGGGATGCCTCGGTCATCATCCACAACGTCACCTTGGAGGACTACGGACGCTACGAGTGTGAGGTTACCAACGACATGGAGGACGATACGGGATTCGTCAACCTCGATCTTGAAG gTGTGGTGTTCCCCTACTATCCCCGGGTGGGGCGCTACAAGCTCAACTACCACCAGGCTGAGGACGTGTGTAAGGAGCAGGATGCCATCCTGGCCTCCCATGCCCAGCTCCACAAGGCCTGGCTGGATGGACTGGACTGGTGCAACGCTGGCTGGCTGGAGGACGGCTCCGTCCAGTACCCCATCTCCCACCCCCGGGACCAGTGTGGCCGCAAGGACACCCCTGCAGGGGTACGCAACTACGGCTACAGACACAAAGAGGATGAGCGATATGATGCCTTCTGTTTCACCTCCAACCTCAATG gtaaGGTGTATTTCCTGAAGCGCTTTAAGAAGGTGAATTATTCTGAAGCAGTGAAGGCGTGCGTTCGTGATGGCTCCGTGGTGGCCAAGACGGGCCAGCTCTATGCTGCCTGGAAGATCCAGCTGCTGGACCGCTGTGAAGCTGGCTGGCTGGAGGATGCAAGCATCCGCTACCCCATCGTCAACCCACGTACCCGCTGCGGAGGGCCCCAACCGGGGGTCCGCCACCTGGGCTTCCCTGACTTGAAGTTCCGCATCTACGGGGTCTACTGCTTTCGCAAGAATGAAGAGAGTGTTAATGGTGATGTGGTGAAGTCGACCCAGGGCCCAAGGAAGAGCAACAAGGACATCCCCATGAACACCACCTCCACCAGAactatctag